In the genome of Saccharomonospora viridis DSM 43017, one region contains:
- a CDS encoding DUF3618 domain-containing protein, with product MSTSDDDFPQTMDQVRTDIELTRQELGETARELFYRLNVGERAKERFQDRSQTVLRVLRANPVAVAIGGGVLTVLLGGLLTWKLK from the coding sequence ATGAGTACGTCCGATGACGACTTTCCGCAGACGATGGACCAGGTGCGCACCGACATCGAGTTGACCAGGCAGGAGCTGGGGGAGACCGCGAGGGAACTGTTCTACCGGCTCAACGTGGGGGAACGGGCCAAGGAACGGTTCCAAGACCGGTCTCAGACCGTGCTGCGGGTCCTGCGGGCCAATCCGGTCGCGGTGGCCATCGGAGGCGGTGTCCTCACCGTTCTGCTCGGCGGTTTGCTCACGTGGAAGCTGAAGTGA
- a CDS encoding DUF4235 domain-containing protein, whose translation MKTLYRPLSIVISVGGGLLAHAVFQQVWRRLTGAKKAPKATDRTFKTWQVVAAAAAQGAIIGAVRAAVDRAGAAGYEKVTGAWPGNE comes from the coding sequence ATGAAGACGCTGTATCGGCCGCTGAGCATAGTGATCAGTGTTGGAGGTGGCCTGTTGGCGCATGCCGTGTTCCAGCAGGTGTGGCGGCGGCTCACCGGCGCTAAGAAGGCCCCCAAGGCGACTGACCGCACGTTCAAGACCTGGCAGGTCGTGGCGGCCGCGGCGGCCCAGGGCGCGATCATCGGTGCGGTGCGGGCGGCCGTGGACCGGGCCGGCGCCGCGGGCTACGAGAAGGTAACCGGTGCCTGGCCGGGAAACGAATAG